The following proteins come from a genomic window of Streptococcus pneumoniae:
- a CDS encoding amino acid ABC transporter ATP-binding protein: MAKLKIDVNDLHKHYGKNEVLKGITTKFYEGDVVCIIGPSGSGKSTFLRSLNLLEEVTSGHITVNGYDLTEKTTNVDHVRENIGMVFQHFNLFPHMSVLDNITFAPIEHKLMTKEEAEELGMELLEKVGLADKANANPDSLSGGQKQRVAIARGLAMNPDIMLFDEPTSALDPEMVGDVLNVMKELAEQGMTMIIVTHEMGFARQVANRVIFTADGEFLEDGTPDQIFDNPQHPRLKEFLDKVLNV; encoded by the coding sequence ATGGCAAAATTAAAAATTGATGTAAATGATTTACACAAGCACTATGGAAAAAATGAAGTCCTAAAAGGAATTACGACTAAGTTCTATGAAGGAGATGTTGTTTGTATCATCGGTCCTTCAGGTTCTGGTAAGTCAACTTTCCTCCGTAGCCTCAATCTTTTAGAAGAAGTCACTAGCGGTCACATCACTGTGAACGGCTATGATTTAACTGAAAAAACAACCAATGTTGACCACGTCCGTGAAAATATCGGCATGGTATTCCAACACTTCAACCTCTTCCCTCATATGTCTGTATTGGACAACATCACCTTTGCTCCTATTGAGCACAAGTTGATGACTAAGGAAGAAGCTGAGGAATTGGGAATGGAGTTGCTTGAAAAGGTTGGACTAGCAGATAAAGCTAATGCCAATCCAGATAGCCTATCAGGTGGTCAAAAACAACGTGTGGCCATCGCTCGTGGCCTAGCAATGAATCCAGACATCATGCTCTTCGATGAACCAACTTCTGCCCTTGACCCTGAGATGGTTGGAGACGTACTTAACGTTATGAAGGAATTGGCTGAGCAAGGCATGACCATGATTATCGTAACCCATGAGATGGGATTTGCTCGTCAGGTTGCCAACCGCGTTATCTTTACTGCAGATGGCGAGTTCCTTGAAGACGGAACACCTGACCAAATCTTTGATAACCCACAACACCCTCGTCTGAAAGAGTTCTTAGATAAGGTCTTAAACGTCTAA
- the smc gene encoding chromosome segregation protein SMC, with amino-acid sequence MYLKEIEIQGFKSFADKTKVVFDQGVTAVVGPNGSGKSNITESLRWALGESSVKSLRGGKMPDVIFAGTESRKPLNYASVVVTLDNHDGFIKDAGQEIRVERHIYRSGDSEYKIDGKKVRLRDIHDLFLDTGLGRDSFSIISQGKVEEIFNSKPEERRAIFEEAAGVLKYKTRRKETESKLQQTQDNLDRLEDIIYELDNQIKPLEKQAENARKFLDLEGQRKAIYLDVLVAQIKENKAELESTEEELAQVQELLMSYYQKREKLEEENQTLKKQRQDLQAEMAKDQGSLMDLTSLISDLERKLALSKLESEQVALNQQEAQARLAVLEDKRNSLSQEKSDKESSLVLLEENLVQNNQKLNRLEAELLAFSDDPDQMIELLRERFVALLQEEADVSNQLTRIENELENSRQLSQKQADQLEKLKEQLATAKEKASQQKDELETAKVQVQKLLADYQAIAKEQEEQKTSYQAQQSQLFDRLDSLKNKQARAQSLENILRNHSNFYAGVKSVLQEKDRLGGIIGAVSEHLTFDVHYQTALEIALGASSQHIIVEDEESATKAIDFLKRNRAGRATFLPLTTIKARTISSQNQDVIAASAGFLGMADELVTFDTRLEAIFKNLLATTAIFDTVEHARAAARKVRYQVRMVTLDGTELRTGGSYAGGANRQNNSIFIKPELEQLQKEIAEEEASLRSDEVSLKNLQDELARLTERLEAIKSQGEQARIQEQGLSLAYQQTSQQVEELETLWKLQEEELNRLSEGEWQADKEKCQERLTTITSEKNNLEAEIEEIKSNKNAIQERYQNLQEELAQARLLKTELQGQKRYEVTDIERLGKELDNLDIEQEEIQRLLQEKVDNLEKVDTELLSQQAEESKTQKTNLQQGLIRKQFELDDIEGQLDDIASHLDQARQQNEEWIRKQTRAEAKKEKVSERLRHLQSQLTDQYQISYTEALEKAHELDNLNLAEQEVQDLEKAIRSLGPVNLDAIDQYEEVHSRLDFLNSQRDDILSAKNLLLETITEMNDEVKERFKSTFEAIRESFKVTFKQMFGGGQADLILTEGDLLTAGVEISVQPPGKKIQSLNLMSGGEKALSALALLFSIIRVKTIPFVILDEVEAALDEANVKRFGDYLNRFDKDSQFIVVTHRKGTMAAADSIYGVTMQESGVSKIVSVKLKDLESIEG; translated from the coding sequence ATGTATTTAAAGGAAATCGAAATTCAGGGGTTCAAGTCTTTTGCTGATAAGACCAAGGTCGTTTTTGACCAAGGTGTGACGGCAGTTGTTGGACCCAATGGATCTGGAAAGTCCAATATTACAGAAAGTCTGCGTTGGGCTTTGGGGGAGTCTAGTGTCAAGAGTCTCCGTGGGGGCAAGATGCCGGATGTCATCTTTGCTGGAACCGAAAGTCGCAAACCGCTCAATTATGCTTCTGTAGTTGTGACTCTGGATAATCATGACGGATTTATCAAGGATGCAGGTCAAGAAATCAGGGTGGAACGCCATATCTATCGTAGTGGAGATAGCGAATACAAGATTGACGGCAAGAAAGTCCGTCTGCGTGATATTCATGACCTCTTCTTGGATACTGGATTGGGACGAGATTCCTTCTCTATTATTTCCCAAGGGAAGGTTGAGGAGATTTTTAATTCCAAGCCTGAGGAACGACGAGCTATTTTTGAAGAAGCTGCTGGAGTTTTAAAATACAAGACTCGCAGAAAAGAAACCGAGAGTAAACTGCAGCAAACTCAGGATAATCTGGACCGCTTAGAGGACATTATCTACGAGTTGGATAATCAAATCAAGCCTCTTGAAAAGCAAGCTGAGAATGCCCGTAAGTTTTTAGACTTGGAAGGACAACGTAAGGCTATTTATTTAGATGTTCTGGTTGCTCAAATCAAGGAAAATAAGGCTGAACTAGAGTCGACAGAAGAAGAGTTGGCTCAGGTTCAAGAACTCTTGATGAGTTATTACCAAAAGCGTGAAAAATTAGAAGAAGAAAATCAAACTCTTAAAAAGCAACGCCAAGATTTACAGGCTGAAATGGCCAAAGACCAAGGCAGTTTGATGGATTTGACCAGTCTGATTAGTGATTTAGAGAGAAAATTAGCCCTATCGAAATTAGAATCTGAGCAAGTAGCCCTGAATCAACAGGAAGCACAAGCTCGTTTGGCTGTTTTGGAGGACAAGAGAAATTCACTCAGCCAAGAAAAATCTGATAAAGAAAGCTCTTTAGTACTTTTAGAGGAAAATCTAGTCCAAAATAATCAAAAACTCAATCGTTTAGAAGCTGAATTGCTAGCTTTTTCAGATGATCCTGATCAGATGATTGAGCTTTTGCGTGAACGCTTTGTGGCGCTTTTACAAGAAGAAGCGGATGTCTCAAACCAACTGACCCGCATCGAGAATGAGTTGGAAAATAGTCGTCAGCTTTCTCAAAAACAAGCAGATCAACTAGAAAAGCTGAAAGAGCAATTAGCTACAGCTAAAGAGAAGGCTAGTCAGCAAAAAGACGAGCTTGAAACTGCCAAGGTGCAGGTTCAGAAATTATTGGCTGACTATCAAGCTATTGCCAAGGAGCAAGAGGAGCAAAAAACTTCCTATCAAGCTCAACAAAGTCAACTCTTTGACCGTCTGGATAGTCTTAAAAACAAGCAGGCTAGAGCTCAAAGTTTGGAAAACATCCTTAGAAATCACAGTAACTTTTATGCAGGTGTAAAGAGTGTTCTCCAAGAAAAAGACCGCCTTGGTGGGATTATTGGTGCTGTTAGTGAGCATTTGACCTTTGATGTGCATTATCAAACTGCCTTAGAGATTGCACTTGGAGCCAGCAGTCAGCATATCATCGTAGAAGATGAAGAGTCGGCAACCAAGGCGATTGATTTCCTCAAACGAAATAGAGCTGGTCGTGCAACCTTCCTTCCGTTGACGACTATCAAGGCGCGTACGATTTCTAGTCAGAACCAAGATGTTATCGCTGCAAGTGCGGGATTTCTAGGCATGGCAGATGAGTTGGTGACATTCGATACGAGACTGGAAGCTATTTTCAAGAACTTGCTAGCTACGACAGCGATTTTTGATACCGTTGAGCATGCGCGTGCAGCAGCGCGCAAAGTTCGTTATCAGGTTCGTATGGTGACTTTGGACGGTACAGAGTTGCGCACAGGTGGTTCTTACGCAGGTGGAGCCAATCGTCAGAATAACAGTATTTTCATCAAGCCAGAACTGGAGCAATTACAAAAAGAAATTGCTGAAGAAGAAGCAAGTTTGCGTTCAGATGAAGTGAGTTTGAAGAACTTGCAAGATGAGCTAGCTAGATTGACAGAAAGATTAGAAGCCATCAAATCTCAGGGAGAGCAGGCTCGTATTCAGGAGCAAGGCTTGTCCCTCGCCTATCAGCAGACCAGTCAGCAAGTTGAAGAGCTAGAAACTCTTTGGAAACTCCAAGAAGAGGAATTAAATCGTCTTTCTGAGGGAGAATGGCAAGCGGATAAGGAAAAATGCCAAGAGCGCCTTACTACAATCACTAGTGAAAAGAATAATCTGGAAGCTGAGATTGAAGAGATTAAGTCTAATAAAAACGCCATCCAAGAACGTTATCAAAACTTGCAGGAAGAGCTAGCTCAAGCTCGTCTACTTAAGACAGAACTGCAAGGGCAAAAACGTTATGAAGTGACTGATATTGAACGCTTAGGTAAGGAACTAGATAATCTTGATATTGAGCAAGAAGAAATTCAGCGCCTTCTTCAAGAAAAGGTTGACAATCTTGAGAAGGTTGATACAGAATTGCTCAGTCAACAGGCGGAAGAATCCAAAACTCAGAAAACGAACCTCCAACAAGGTTTGATTCGCAAACAGTTTGAGTTGGATGATATAGAAGGTCAGCTGGATGATATTGCTAGTCATTTGGATCAGGCTCGCCAGCAGAATGAGGAGTGGATTCGCAAGCAAACACGTGCTGAAGCCAAGAAAGAAAAGGTCAGCGAGCGCTTGCGCCATCTACAAAGTCAATTAACAGACCAGTACCAGATTAGCTATACTGAAGCACTAGAAAAAGCGCATGAGTTGGACAATCTCAATCTGGCAGAGCAAGAGGTGCAGGATTTAGAGAAGGCTATTCGCTCACTGGGTCCTGTCAACTTGGATGCTATTGACCAGTACGAAGAAGTTCACAGCCGTCTGGATTTCCTCAATAGCCAGCGAGATGACATTTTGTCAGCGAAAAATCTGCTTCTTGAGACTATTACAGAGATGAATGATGAGGTCAAGGAACGCTTTAAATCAACCTTTGAAGCTATCCGTGAGTCCTTTAAAGTGACCTTCAAGCAGATGTTTGGCGGAGGTCAAGCGGACCTGATTTTGACTGAGGGAGACTTGCTGACAGCTGGTGTGGAGATTTCTGTTCAACCTCCAGGTAAGAAAATCCAGTCCCTTAATCTCATGAGTGGTGGTGAAAAAGCTCTATCGGCTCTTGCCTTGCTCTTCTCCATTATTCGTGTCAAGACTATTCCATTTGTTATCTTGGATGAGGTGGAAGCTGCGCTGGATGAAGCCAATGTTAAACGTTTTGGGGATTACCTCAACCGCTTTGACAAGGACAGCCAGTTTATCGTCGTAACCCACCGTAAGGGAACCATGGCAGCGGCTGATTCCATCTATGGAGTGACCATGCAAGAATCGGGTGTTTCAAAGATTGTTTCAGTTAAGTTAAAAGATTTAGAAAGTATTGAAGGATGA
- the zwf gene encoding glucose-6-phosphate dehydrogenase, with amino-acid sequence MSSKVIVTIFGASGDLAKRKLYPSLFRLYKSGNLSKHFAVIGTARRPWSKEYFESVVVESILDLADSTEQAQEFASHFYYQSHDVNDSEHYIALRQLQAELNEKYQAEHNKLFFLSMAPQFFGTIAKHLKSENIVDGKGFERLIVEKPFGTDYATASKLNDELLATFDEEQIFRIDHYLGKEMIQSIFAVRFANLIFENVWNKDFIDNVQITFAERLGVEERGGYYDQSGALRDMVQNHTLQLLSLLAMDKPASFTKDEIRAEKIKVFKNLYHPTDEELKEHFIRGQYRSGKIDGMKYISYRSEPNVNPESTTETFTSGAFFVDSDRFRGVPFFFRTGKRLTEKGTHVNIVFKQMYSIFGEPLAPNILTIYIQPTEGFSLSLNGKQVGEEFNLAPNSLDYRTDATATGASPEPYEKLIYDVLNNNSTNFSHWDEVGASWKLIDRIEKLWAENGAPLHDYKAGSMGPQASFDLLEKFGAKWTWQPDIAYRQDGRLE; translated from the coding sequence ATGTCATCTAAGGTTATTGTTACAATTTTCGGTGCGAGTGGAGACCTGGCTAAACGCAAGCTCTACCCTTCCCTTTTTAGACTATATAAATCCGGCAATCTTTCCAAGCACTTTGCCGTTATTGGAACTGCCCGTAGACCTTGGAGTAAGGAATATTTTGAATCTGTAGTTGTCGAGTCCATCCTTGATTTGGCAGATAGTACCGAGCAAGCCCAAGAATTTGCTAGCCACTTCTACTATCAAAGCCATGATGTCAATGATTCGGAACATTATATTGCTTTGCGTCAATTACAAGCTGAGCTTAATGAAAAATACCAAGCTGAACACAATAAGCTCTTCTTCTTGTCTATGGCACCTCAGTTCTTTGGAACCATTGCCAAACACCTCAAATCTGAAAACATTGTCGATGGCAAAGGTTTTGAGCGCTTGATCGTTGAAAAACCATTTGGTACAGATTACGCAACTGCAAGCAAGTTGAATGACGAACTCCTAGCAACATTTGACGAAGAACAAATTTTCCGTATCGACCATTATCTTGGTAAGGAAATGATCCAAAGCATCTTTGCAGTTCGCTTTGCAAACTTGATTTTTGAAAACGTTTGGAACAAGGATTTTATCGACAATGTTCAAATTACCTTTGCGGAGCGCTTGGGTGTAGAAGAACGTGGTGGCTACTATGACCAATCCGGTGCCCTCCGTGACATGGTCCAAAACCACACTCTACAACTTCTTTCGCTCCTCGCCATGGACAAACCAGCAAGCTTCACAAAAGACGAGATTCGTGCTGAAAAGATTAAGGTCTTTAAAAACCTCTATCATCCAACTGATGAAGAACTCAAAGAACACTTTATCCGTGGGCAATACCGCTCTGGTAAGATTGATGGCATGAAATACATCTCTTATCGTAGCGAACCAAATGTGAATCCAGAATCAACAACTGAAACCTTTACATCTGGTGCCTTCTTTGTAGACAGCGATCGATTCCGTGGTGTTCCTTTCTTTTTCCGTACAGGTAAACGACTGACTGAAAAAGGAACTCATGTCAACATCGTCTTTAAACAAATGTATTCTATCTTTGGAGAACCACTTGCTCCAAATATTTTGACCATCTATATTCAACCAACAGAAGGCTTCTCTCTTAGCCTAAATGGGAAGCAAGTAGGAGAAGAATTTAACTTGGCTCCTAACTCACTTGATTATCGTACAGACGCGACTGCAACTGGTGCTTCTCCAGAACCATACGAGAAATTGATTTATGATGTCCTAAATAACAACTCAACCAACTTTAGCCACTGGGATGAAGTTGGTGCGTCATGGAAGTTGATTGATCGTATTGAAAAGCTCTGGGCTGAAAATGGTGCCCCACTTCATGACTATAAAGCTGGAAGCATGGGACCTCAAGCCAGCTTTGACCTACTTGAAAAATTCGGTGCCAAATGGACTTGGCAACCAGATATCGCCTATCGTCAAGATGGTCGCTTAGAATAA
- a CDS encoding ABC transporter substrate-binding protein/permease yields MKKKFLAFLLILFPIFSLGIAKAETIKIVSDTAYAPFEFKDSDQTYKGIDVDIINKVAEIKGWNIQMSYPGFDAAVNAVQAGQADAIMAGMTKTKEREKVFTMSDTYYDTKVVIATTKSHKISKYDQLTGKTVGVKNGTAAQRFLETIKDKYGFTIKTFDTGDLMNNSLSAGAIDAMMDDKPVIEYAINQGQDLHIEMDGEAVGSFAFGVKKGSKYEHLVTEFNQALAEMKKDGSLDKIIKKWTASSSSAVPTTTTLAGLKAIPVKAKYIIASDSSFAPFVFQNSSNQYTGIDMELIKAIAKDQGFEIEITNPGFDAAISAVPAGQADGIIAGMSVTDARKATFDFSESYYTANTILGVKESSNIASYEDLKGKTVGVKNGTASQTFLTENQSKYGYKIKTFADGSSMYDSLNTGAIDAVMDDEPVLKYSISQGQKLKTPISGTPIGETAFAVKKGANPELIEMFNNGLANLKANGEFQKILDKYLASESSTASTSTVDETTLWGLLQNNYKQLLSGLGITLALALISFAIAIVIGIIFGMFSVSPYKSLRVISEIFVDVIRGIPLMILAAFIFWGIPNFIESITGQQSPINDFVAGTIALSLNAAAYIAEIVRGGIQAVPVGQMEASRSLGISYGKTMRKIILPQATKLMLPNFVNQFVIALKDTTIVSAIGLVELFQTGKIIIARNYQSFKMYAILAIFYLVIITLLTRLAKRLEKRIR; encoded by the coding sequence ATGAAGAAAAAATTTCTAGCATTTTTGCTAATTTTATTCCCAATTTTCTCATTAGGTATTGCCAAAGCAGAAACGATTAAGATTGTTTCTGATACCGCCTATGCACCTTTTGAGTTTAAAGATTCAGATCAAACTTATAAAGGAATTGATGTTGACATTATTAACAAAGTCGCTGAGATTAAAGGCTGGAACATTCAGATGTCCTATCCTGGATTTGACGCAGCAGTCAATGCGGTTCAAGCTGGGCAAGCCGACGCTATCATGGCAGGGATGACAAAGACTAAAGAACGTGAAAAAGTCTTCACCATGTCTGATACTTACTATGATACAAAAGTTGTCATTGCTACTACAAAGTCACACAAAATTAGCAAGTACGACCAATTAACTGGCAAAACCGTTGGTGTTAAAAACGGAACCGCCGCTCAACGTTTCCTTGAAACAATCAAAGATAAATACGGCTTTACTATTAAAACATTTGACACTGGTGATTTAATGAACAACAGCTTGAGTGCTGGTGCCATCGATGCCATGATGGATGACAAACCTGTTATCGAATATGCCATTAACCAAGGTCAAGACCTCCATATTGAAATGGATGGTGAAGCTGTAGGAAGTTTTGCTTTCGGTGTGAAAAAAGGAAGTAAATACGAGCACCTGGTTACTGAATTTAACCAAGCCTTGGCTGAAATGAAAAAAGATGGTAGTCTTGATAAAATTATCAAGAAATGGACTGCTTCATCATCTTCAGCAGTGCCAACTACAACCACTCTCGCAGGATTAAAAGCTATTCCTGTTAAGGCTAAATATATCATTGCCAGCGATTCTTCTTTTGCACCTTTTGTTTTCCAAAATTCAAGCAACCAATACACTGGTATTGATATGGAATTGATTAAGGCAATCGCTAAAGACCAAGGTTTTGAAATTGAAATCACCAACCCTGGTTTTGATGCTGCTATCAGTGCTGTCCCAGCTGGTCAAGCCGATGGTATCATTGCTGGTATGTCTGTCACAGATGCTCGTAAGGCAACTTTTGACTTCTCAGAATCATACTACACTGCTAATACCATTCTTGGTGTCAAAGAATCAAGCAATATTGCTTCTTATGAAGATCTAAAAGGAAAGACAGTCGGTGTTAAAAACGGAACTGCTTCTCAAACCTTCCTAACAGAAAATCAAAGCAAATACGGTTACAAAATCAAAACCTTTGCTGATGGTTCTTCAATGTATGACAGTTTAAACACTGGTGCCATTGATGCCGTTATGGATGATGAACCTGTTCTCAAATATTCTATCAGCCAAGGTCAAAAATTGAAAACTCCAATCTCTGGAACTCCAATCGGTGAAACAGCCTTTGCCGTTAAAAAAGGAGCAAATCCAGAACTGATTGAAATGTTCAACAACGGACTTGCAAACCTTAAAGCAAACGGTGAATTCCAAAAGATTCTTGACAAATACCTAGCTAGCGAATCTTCAACTGCTTCAACAAGTACTGTTGACGAAACAACGCTCTGGGGCTTGCTTCAAAACAACTACAAACAACTCCTTAGCGGTCTTGGTATCACTCTTGCTCTAGCTCTTATCTCATTTGCTATTGCCATTGTCATCGGAATTATCTTCGGTATGTTTAGCGTTAGCCCATACAAATCTCTTCGCGTCATCTCTGAGATTTTCGTTGACGTTATTCGTGGTATTCCATTGATGATTCTTGCAGCCTTCATCTTCTGGGGAATTCCAAACTTCATCGAGTCTATCACAGGCCAACAAAGCCCAATTAACGACTTTGTAGCTGGAACAATTGCCCTCTCACTCAATGCGGCTGCTTATATCGCTGAAATCGTTCGTGGTGGTATTCAGGCCGTTCCAGTTGGCCAAATGGAAGCCAGCCGAAGCTTGGGTATCTCTTATGGAAAAACCATGCGTAAGATTATCTTGCCACAAGCAACTAAATTGATGTTGCCAAACTTTGTCAACCAATTCGTTATCGCTCTTAAAGATACAACTATCGTATCTGCAATCGGTTTGGTTGAACTCTTCCAAACTGGTAAGATTATCATTGCTCGTAACTACCAAAGTTTCAAGATGTATGCAATCCTTGCTATCTTCTATCTTGTAATTATCACACTTTTGACTAGACTAGCGAAACGCTTAGAAAAGAGGATTCGTTAA
- the ftsY gene encoding signal recognition particle-docking protein FtsY: MGLFDRLFGKKEEPKIEEVVKEALENLDLSEDVDPTFTEVEEVSQEEAEVEIVEQAVFQEEEIQDTVEESLDLEPVVEVSQKEVEEFPHSEEGNTEFLETVEENNSEILEAERPQTEETVQEKYDRSLKKTRTGFGARLNAFFANFRSVDEEFFEELEELLIMSDVGVQVASNLTEELRYEAKLENAKKPDALRRVIIEKLVELYEKDGSYDESIHFQDNLTVMLFVGVNGVGKTTSIGKLAHRYKQTGKKVMLVAADTFRAGAVAQLAEWGRRVDVPVVTGPEKADPASVVFDGMERAVAEGIDILMIDTAGRLQNKDNLMAELEKIGRIIKRVVPEAPHETFLALDASTGQNALVQAKEFSKITPLTGIVLTKIDGTARGGVVLAIREELNIPVKLIGFGEKIYDIGEFNSENFMKGLLEGLI; this comes from the coding sequence ATGGGATTGTTTGACCGTCTATTCGGAAAAAAAGAAGAACCTAAAATCGAAGAAGTTGTAAAAGAAGCTCTGGAAAATCTTGATTTGTCTGAAGATGTTGATCCTACCTTCACAGAAGTTGAGGAAGTTTCTCAGGAAGAAGCAGAGGTTGAAATTGTTGAACAAGCTGTGTTCCAAGAAGAGGAAATCCAAGACACAGTTGAAGAAAGTCTGGATTTAGAGCCAGTTGTAGAAGTTTCTCAAAAAGAAGTCGAAGAATTTCCACACTCAGAAGAAGGGAATACTGAGTTTCTAGAGACTGTAGAAGAAAATAATTCTGAAATTCTTGAAGCAGAAAGGCCTCAAACAGAAGAAACTGTTCAGGAAAAATATGACCGCAGTCTTAAGAAAACTCGCACAGGTTTCGGTGCCCGCTTGAATGCCTTCTTTGCTAACTTCCGCTCTGTTGACGAAGAATTTTTCGAGGAACTGGAAGAACTGCTGATTATGAGTGATGTTGGTGTCCAAGTCGCTTCTAACTTAACGGAGGAACTACGTTACGAAGCCAAGCTTGAAAATGCCAAGAAACCTGATGCACTTCGTCGTGTCATCATTGAGAAATTGGTTGAGCTTTATGAAAAGGATGGTAGCTACGATGAAAGCATCCACTTCCAAGATAACTTGACAGTTATGCTCTTTGTTGGTGTGAATGGTGTTGGGAAAACAACTTCTATCGGAAAACTAGCCCACCGCTACAAACAAACTGGTAAGAAGGTCATGCTGGTTGCAGCAGATACCTTCCGTGCGGGTGCAGTAGCTCAGCTAGCTGAATGGGGCCGACGAGTAGATGTTCCAGTAGTAACTGGACCTGAAAAAGCTGATCCAGCCAGCGTGGTCTTTGATGGTATGGAACGTGCCGTGGCTGAAGGTATCGATATTCTCATGATTGATACTGCTGGTCGTCTGCAAAATAAGGATAACCTTATGGCTGAGTTGGAAAAGATTGGTCGTATTATCAAACGTGTTGTGCCAGAAGCACCACATGAAACCTTCTTGGCACTTGATGCATCAACAGGTCAAAATGCCCTAGTACAGGCCAAAGAATTTTCGAAAATCACACCTTTAACGGGAATTGTTTTGACTAAGATTGATGGAACTGCTCGAGGAGGTGTGGTTCTAGCCATTCGTGAAGAACTCAATATTCCTGTAAAATTGATTGGTTTTGGTGAAAAAATCTATGATATTGGAGAGTTTAACTCAGAAAACTTTATGAAAGGTCTCTTGGAAGGTTTAATCTAA
- a CDS encoding Cof-type HAD-IIB family hydrolase, which yields MADIKLIALDLDGTLLTTDKRLTDRTKATLKAARDRGIKVVLTTGRPLKAMDFFLHELGTDGHEDEYTITFNGGLVQKNTGEILDKTVFSYDDVARLYEETEKLSLPLDAISEGTVYQIQSDQESLYAKFNPALTFVPVDFEDLSSQMTYNKCVTAFAQESLDAAIQKISPELFDQYEIFKSREMLLEWSPKNVHKATGLAKLISHLGIDQSQVMACGDEANDLSMIEWAGLGVAMQNAVPEVKAAANVVTPMTNDEEAVAWAIEEYVLKEN from the coding sequence ATGGCAGATATAAAATTGATTGCATTGGACTTGGACGGGACCTTGCTGACTACTGATAAAAGGCTGACGGATCGCACCAAGGCAACCTTGAAAGCTGCGCGTGATCGTGGTATCAAGGTCGTATTGACAACTGGTCGTCCCCTAAAAGCCATGGATTTCTTTCTCCATGAGCTAGGGACTGACGGCCACGAAGATGAGTATACCATTACTTTTAATGGTGGTTTGGTTCAGAAAAATACAGGTGAAATCCTTGATAAGACAGTCTTTTCATATGATGATGTAGCACGCTTGTATGAAGAAACAGAGAAATTATCACTGCCTCTTGATGCCATCTCAGAAGGAACAGTTTATCAAATCCAATCGGACCAAGAAAGTCTTTATGCCAAATTTAATCCAGCCTTGACCTTTGTTCCAGTGGACTTTGAAGACTTATCTAGTCAAATGACCTACAACAAATGCGTGACCGCCTTTGCTCAAGAATCCTTGGATGCAGCCATTCAGAAGATTTCTCCAGAATTGTTTGACCAATATGAAATCTTTAAATCACGTGAAATGTTGCTAGAATGGTCACCAAAGAATGTTCATAAAGCAACAGGTTTGGCAAAACTAATCAGCCATCTTGGAATCGACCAAAGCCAAGTGATGGCTTGTGGTGACGAGGCCAATGACCTCTCTATGATTGAATGGGCAGGTCTTGGTGTTGCTATGCAAAACGCTGTTCCTGAAGTAAAGGCAGCCGCAAATGTAGTGACGCCGATGACCAACGATGAGGAAGCTGTCGCCTGGGCTATCGAAGAATATGTGCTAAAGGAGAACTAA
- a CDS encoding Cof-type HAD-IIB family hydrolase, with protein MTIKLVATDMDGTFLDGNGRFDMERLKSLLTSYKEKGIYFAVASGRGFLSLEKLFADVRNDIIFIAENGSLVEYQGQDLYEATMSRDFYLATFEKLQTSPYVDINKLLLTGKKGSYVLDTVDETYLKVSQHYNENIQKVASLEDITDDIFKFTTNFTEETLEAGEAWVNEHVPGVKAMTTGFESIDIVLDYVDKGVAIVELAKKLGITMDQVMAFGDNLNDLHMMQVVGHPVAPENARSEILELAETVIGHHKDQSVIAYMEGL; from the coding sequence ATGACAATTAAATTAGTAGCAACGGATATGGACGGAACCTTCCTAGATGGGAATGGGCGCTTTGATATGGAGCGCCTCAAGTCTCTTTTGACTTCCTACAAGGAAAAAGGGATTTACTTTGCGGTGGCTTCGGGGCGCGGATTTCTGTCTCTAGAAAAATTATTTGCTGATGTTCGTAATGATATTATTTTCATTGCGGAAAATGGCAGTTTGGTCGAATATCAAGGTCAGGACTTGTATGAAGCGACCATGTCTCGTGACTTTTATCTAGCAACTTTTGAAAAGTTACAAACTTCACCTTATGTAGATATCAATAAACTGCTCTTGACGGGGAAAAAAGGATCTTATGTGCTAGATACGGTTGATGAGACCTATTTGAAAGTGAGTCAGCACTATAATGAAAATATCCAAAAAGTAGCGAGTCTGGAAGATATTACAGATGACATTTTCAAATTTACAACCAACTTCACAGAAGAAACGCTGGAAGCTGGGGAAGCTTGGGTTAATGAACATGTCCCTGGTGTTAAGGCCATGACAACTGGCTTTGAGTCCATTGATATTGTTCTGGACTATGTCGATAAGGGAGTGGCCATTGTTGAATTAGCTAAAAAACTTGGTATCACAATGGATCAGGTTATGGCTTTTGGAGACAATCTAAATGACTTGCATATGATGCAGGTTGTGGGGCATCCTGTGGCTCCTGAAAATGCACGATCTGAAATTTTAGAATTAGCAGAGACAGTGATTGGTCACCATAAGGACCAGTCGGTTATAGCTTATATGGAGGGCTTATAA